Below is a window of Clostridiales bacterium DNA.
GCGCGGTGTTCTTCCGGACCGTCTTTTTCTTCCCCTATGTTTCCTCCATGGTGGCCATCTGCGTGTGCTGGTCCTTCATGCTGATGAAGAACGGACCGGTGAACCAGATTATCATGGCCCTGGGAATCGATTTCAACAAAGGCTGGACCGCGGACAGCACGATGGCCATCTGGGCCATCATCCTGGTGAGCGTATGGAGGAACATGGGCTACTACATGGTCCTGTACCTGGCGGCGCTGCAGGGAATCCCGCGGGAGCTGATGGAAGCCGCCACGGTGGACGGCGCCGGCAAGTGGAAGCAGTTCCTGCATGTGACGCTGCCGCAGCTGAAGCCCACCACCTTCTTCGTTTCCGTGATGATGATCATCTCCTGCTTCAAGATTTACGACGTGGTCGCGATCATGACGGAGGGCGGCCCGGGACGGTCGACGAAGATGCTGGTGACGTACATCTATGACGAAGCGTTCGTCAAGATCCGGTACGGCCAGGCCAGCGCCATCTCCATGGTACTGCTGGTGATCGTACTGCTGATCACCATCATCCAGTTCAGCAGCGAGAAGAAATTCTCCAACGACTGAGAAAGGAGGAGAAGCATATATGGAAACCGCGATTCACAGCCGGGAGATCCGCAAGGACAATCCGGTGCTGCGCAAGATCGGGCGGGTGGTCATCTGGATCCTGCTGATCGCGCTGGCGGCGTTTACCCTGATCCCGTTTGTATGGATGATCTCCTCCTCCCTGAAGCTGGACCGGGAAGTGTTTGCCTTCCCGATGCGCTGGGTTCCGGAGACCTTCCACTGGGAGAACTACTCCCTGATCTGGCAGAAGGTGCCGCTGGTGACCTATTTCAAGAATACGGCGTTCATCGCCATCGTGGTGACGATCCTGCAGACGCTGACGTCCTCCTTCGCGGCGTACGCGTTCGCGAAGCTGAACTTCCGCGGGCGGGACGCCCTGTTCCTGTGCTACATCGGTACGATCGCCGTGCCGTGGCAGGCGTACATGCTGCCGCAGTTCATCATGATGCGGTCCATGGGCCTGTACGACACCCTGTGGGCAATGGTCGTGCTGCAGGCCTTCTCGGCCTTCGGCGTGTTCCTGATGCGCCAGTTCTACCGCTCCATTCCCACGGAGCTGTGCGAGGCGGCGCGGCTGGACGGCCTGAGCGAATACGGCATCTGGGCGCGGATCATGCTGCCGCTTTCCAAGGCAGCCATCGCAACCCTGGTGATATTCACGTTCGTGAATACCTGGAACGACTACATGGGCCCCATGATCTACCTGACCCGGGACGTGAACAAGACCGTGCAGGTAGGCCTGCGGCGGTTTATCCAGGAGAACTCCAGCGATTACCACCTGATCATGGCGGCTTCCCTCTGTTCGCTGCTGCCGGTTTCCATCGTGTTCCTGTGCCTGCAGCGGTACTTCATTGAGGGAATTGCCACATCCGGCCTGAAGGGCTGATTTTCCGGGAGGAAATATGCTGACGGAGTTTTTGCAGGACCATCCGGTGCGGGAGCTGCTGGCAGGCGGCACGCGGGTGCTGTTTCCCCCGGCGGACGATCGCCGGGCCTGGGAGGGAATCCCGGAAGGGTACCGGCGGGAAATCCGGGAACTGGCCGGGAAATACGCGGCGGTGACCTGGCCGGCGCGCACCGCTTCCGGCTTCCTGGCGTTTGTGAAAACCGGAAGCCGGCGGGCGGATGAGGATCCGTACTTCACGCGGCGGCGCAAGCTGTGCGCGGAAGTGCTGGGTGCCTGCCTGGACCCGGACGCCGGCATGGACGATATCGTGGACGGGATCTGGATGATCTGCGAGGAAAGCACCTGGGTGATCAGCGCGCACAACGTGAACCCGATCCCGGGTGCGCCGGCGGCCGCGGAATACCCGCTGCCGGATATCCGCAAACCGTATGTGGACCTGTTCTGCGCCCAGACCGGGATGATCCTGTCGCTGACCGCCTCCCTGTTGGGGAAGCGTCTGGACGCTGTTTCCCCGCTGGTGCGGAAACGCATCCGGGAGGAAATCCGCCGGCGGATCCTCCGGCCGTTTATGGCCACGGACGATTTCTGGTGGATGGGATTCCGGCGGAAGGACCTGAACAACTGGACCCCGTGGATCCTGTCCAACATTATGGTTTGCGCGGTGTATGATCCCATGCCGCGGGCGAAGCTGGCCGCCGTGCTGGAACGCGCGTGCGGCATGCTGGACCGCTACCTGGACACGCTGCCGGAGGACGGCGGCTGCGACGAGGGCGCGGGATACTGGAACATGGCCGGCGGGGCGCTGCTGGACTGCCTGGAGATCCTGGAAAAGGTGACGGGCGGGAAGATGACCTTCCGGCAGGAAAAGAAGATCCGGAATATCATGGCGTTCCCGGCGAAGATGGAAATGGGCGGCGGCTGGTTCGCGAACTTCGCGGACTGCGACGCGCGGCCGAATATCAGCGGGGAACGGCTGGAAACCGCCGGACAGATGCTCGGCGACCAGGCGCTGGCCGCCCTGGGCGCCCGGATGCCGGCTACGGTGGCCGGACAGCTGAACGACACACCGCACCTGACAAGGGCGCTGGACCTGATCTTCCACATTCCGGCGGAAACGGCGCCGGCGGCGGAGCCGGGGGATACATGGCTGCCGGACCTGCAGGTGCGCCTGGTGCGCCGCGGCAGCTGGACACTGGCCTGCAAGGGCGGGCACAACGGCGAAAGCCACAACCACAATGACGTGGGCTCCTTCATCCTGTTCCGGAACGGGGAGCCGGCGGTGGTGGACGCGGGCAACATGGTATATACGGCCAAAACCTTCTCCTCTGAGCGCTATACGCTGTGGAACGTGCAGGCGGAATGGCATAACCTGCCGGTGGTCGGCGGGCATGCCCAGAAGCAGGGCAAGGACCACGCCGCCCGGAACGTGAAGCGTACGCCGGACGGGATGGAGCTGGACCTGGCTGGCGCCTATGAGGAGGCCGCCGGTATCCGCAGCCTGCGGCGCACCTTCGCGCTGGGCGAAGGCGGACTGAAGCTGGCGGATGAAGGCCTCCTGCGGGAAGCACAGGAGACGGAATGGATTTTCCTGCTGCGGGAGAAGCCGGAGTGGATAAACGGGACCGTCCGGGCGGGAAGCCTGGAAATCCGCTGCCCGGAAGGGCTGGAATTCTCCGCGGAGGAGAAGCCGGTGACGGACGCGCGCATGGCGCGGAACTGGCCGGGAAGCCTCTGGCGGGTACACCTGCGGGGCCGGAAAACGGACCGGTTCCGGATGGAGTTTGTGTTTTCGGCATCAGGCCGGGAGGCATAAGGAATGAGGGAAGAACAGGGATTCCTGCGTACACGGCAGGACCTGGTACAGGCCGCAGTGAAGATCCTGCGGCCGATGACCGGATGCATGACGCCGGGGAAGGCGCGCATCTATGTGGGAAACGGATCCGCCCATTACGGGGAGGACGTTTCCGGCATGGAATGCTGGAGCCGCGCGCTGTGGGCGCTGGTGCCCATGCTGGCGGGAAAGTGCCCGGAAGCGGAAGAGCTCTGGCCGCTGTGGCAGGAGGGACTGATCCACGGGACGGATCCCGCCGACGCGGAGTATTGGGGTGAAATCGGCGATTTCGACCAGCGGATGGTGGAGATGGCGGTGATCGGCTGCGGGCTGAGCTTCGCGCCGGATTATTTCTGGAAGCCGCTGGACGACAGGCAGAAGCGGAACCTGTACAACTGGCTGAACCAGATCAACCGCTATGGCATGCCGAAGAACAACTGGCGGTTTTTCCGGATCCTGGTGAACATCGGTTTCCTGAAGAATGGGATGCCGGTGGACGAAGCCCGGCTGAAGGAAGACATGGATATGATGGAGAGCCACTATACCGCTGACGGCTGGTATTTTGACTATCCGACCAAGCGGGACTATTACACGCTGTGGGGATTCCATTTCTACAGCCTGCTGTATGCCGTGCTGATGGCGGACGACGACCCGAAGCGGTGTGACCGGATCCGGGAGCGCGCGGCGCTGATTGCCCCGCGGTTTGCCTGCTGGTTTGACCGGGAGGGAAGGGCGCTGCCCTACGGCCGCAGCCTGACCTACCGATTCTGCCAGGGCTCCTTCTGGGCCGCGGCGGCCTTCGCAGGAGTCGAGTGCGGCAGCCTGGTCCTGGGGCAGGTGAAGCACCTGCTGCTGCAGAACCTGCGGTTCTGGCTGAAGCGGCCGATCTTCGATCCCGCCGGCCTCCTGACCGTGGGCTACGGATACCCGAACCTGTGCGCCGCGGAAGGATACAACGCGCAGGGGTCCCCCTACTGGGCGATGAAGACCTTCTGGATCCTGGCCCTGCCGGAGAACCATCCCTTCTGGCAGGCAAAGGAGGAAGAGGTGTTCCCGCCGGAGAGCTTCCTGGATTCGCAGGTGCGGCTGCTGCTGACCCGCGACCGGAAGAACCGGCAGGTGGTGGCCTATACGGCCGGCAACCACGCCTGGGAGCATATGCACGAGGATGAGAAATACGAAAAGTTCGCGTATTCCACGCAGTTCGCCTTCTCCGTGGCGAAGGAGGAATCCGCGCTGAACCGCGGGGCATACGATTCCATGCTGGCGGTGAAGGCAGAAGGCCGGGACCTGTGGCATGTGCGGAGCGGATGCGAGAAATATGAACTGGCGAAGGACCGGATCACATTCACCTGGTCGCCCGTGAACGGGGTGATGATCGATACGGTGATCGCGCCGCTGGGCATGTGGCATGTGCGGAAGCATGTGATCCGGACGGAGATCGCGCTGGAAGCCGCGGAGGGCGCGTTCGCCGTGCCGAAGGACTGGGCGGGGGCCCGGCCCTGCGACCGGATCCGTACGGAAACGGAAGCGGACGA
It encodes the following:
- a CDS encoding DUF2264 domain-containing protein; protein product: MREEQGFLRTRQDLVQAAVKILRPMTGCMTPGKARIYVGNGSAHYGEDVSGMECWSRALWALVPMLAGKCPEAEELWPLWQEGLIHGTDPADAEYWGEIGDFDQRMVEMAVIGCGLSFAPDYFWKPLDDRQKRNLYNWLNQINRYGMPKNNWRFFRILVNIGFLKNGMPVDEARLKEDMDMMESHYTADGWYFDYPTKRDYYTLWGFHFYSLLYAVLMADDDPKRCDRIRERAALIAPRFACWFDREGRALPYGRSLTYRFCQGSFWAAAAFAGVECGSLVLGQVKHLLLQNLRFWLKRPIFDPAGLLTVGYGYPNLCAAEGYNAQGSPYWAMKTFWILALPENHPFWQAKEEEVFPPESFLDSQVRLLLTRDRKNRQVVAYTAGNHAWEHMHEDEKYEKFAYSTQFAFSVAKEESALNRGAYDSMLAVKAEGRDLWHVRSGCEKYELAKDRITFTWSPVNGVMIDTVIAPLGMWHVRKHVIRTEIALEAAEGAFAVPKDWAGARPCDRIRTETEADDSHAAAYGDKGTSVICALEGYTGGEVISTEPNTNLMEPRCVLPMLHGRLEPGEHTLRCAVFTDAGNHLPDRIPKEVRKLAAEL
- a CDS encoding carbohydrate ABC transporter permease, whose translation is METAIHSREIRKDNPVLRKIGRVVIWILLIALAAFTLIPFVWMISSSLKLDREVFAFPMRWVPETFHWENYSLIWQKVPLVTYFKNTAFIAIVVTILQTLTSSFAAYAFAKLNFRGRDALFLCYIGTIAVPWQAYMLPQFIMMRSMGLYDTLWAMVVLQAFSAFGVFLMRQFYRSIPTELCEAARLDGLSEYGIWARIMLPLSKAAIATLVIFTFVNTWNDYMGPMIYLTRDVNKTVQVGLRRFIQENSSDYHLIMAASLCSLLPVSIVFLCLQRYFIEGIATSGLKG
- a CDS encoding heparinase II/III family protein, with translation MLTEFLQDHPVRELLAGGTRVLFPPADDRRAWEGIPEGYRREIRELAGKYAAVTWPARTASGFLAFVKTGSRRADEDPYFTRRRKLCAEVLGACLDPDAGMDDIVDGIWMICEESTWVISAHNVNPIPGAPAAAEYPLPDIRKPYVDLFCAQTGMILSLTASLLGKRLDAVSPLVRKRIREEIRRRILRPFMATDDFWWMGFRRKDLNNWTPWILSNIMVCAVYDPMPRAKLAAVLERACGMLDRYLDTLPEDGGCDEGAGYWNMAGGALLDCLEILEKVTGGKMTFRQEKKIRNIMAFPAKMEMGGGWFANFADCDARPNISGERLETAGQMLGDQALAALGARMPATVAGQLNDTPHLTRALDLIFHIPAETAPAAEPGDTWLPDLQVRLVRRGSWTLACKGGHNGESHNHNDVGSFILFRNGEPAVVDAGNMVYTAKTFSSERYTLWNVQAEWHNLPVVGGHAQKQGKDHAARNVKRTPDGMELDLAGAYEEAAGIRSLRRTFALGEGGLKLADEGLLREAQETEWIFLLREKPEWINGTVRAGSLEIRCPEGLEFSAEEKPVTDARMARNWPGSLWRVHLRGRKTDRFRMEFVFSASGREA
- a CDS encoding sugar ABC transporter permease; translated protein: MSQAEVKKVRRKMGKLERKNTLVAYSFLAPNFIGFAVFTLVPVICAILLSLFEWNGGDISKMKYVGLDNYATIFATKKVAEKGIEYFFNRADLGIALKNTVYYTIVTVPLTIACALALALLLNKIKGAVFFRTVFFFPYVSSMVAICVCWSFMLMKNGPVNQIIMALGIDFNKGWTADSTMAIWAIILVSVWRNMGYYMVLYLAALQGIPRELMEAATVDGAGKWKQFLHVTLPQLKPTTFFVSVMMIISCFKIYDVVAIMTEGGPGRSTKMLVTYIYDEAFVKIRYGQASAISMVLLVIVLLITIIQFSSEKKFSND